A region of Ferruginibacter albus DNA encodes the following proteins:
- a CDS encoding gliding motility-associated C-terminal domain-containing protein, with protein MNKASTQLSIRYKSLAIALIGVLFSCNVVAQTLATYVLKSGSANPPAGTASPAPATSPNVVAGAIAQGANMTYTINSTGYRVKTDGSNWPGGPTNGYSFDIPLKPVTGNDMNMTGISLDVTYADFDVTGSTMSIVPYFQVDGAGPWLPLTGTQVTGTTGYTGTLNFGPFSETFYSGHSYVIRFYTWSSDATKDGHNDELRIANLIFKGTTYQPPAQAVTVSTDNAAATGRSTASVTGTYTYDNVNPNKYYLVKSSGVIYSTNAAAINTLDTSAATKVYAGSAGNITDNLTGLAAGTTYYAKTYIVTQFGIQYGSVKSFTTDAPVAPFPAITINQVFSYKASATATVPDDGGSPVTERYFVWSTNPNPTISNSKLYAATGTAAFTDLIKGLAANTTYHVRVYAKNAIGSSYSKDTAITTGPPVPALTATPSSIDFGTEYYQNTAITLSYTLKGTNLTGAPINITAPAGFVIATSTAGLGTASPGNTISITTTNPNYSGSTLSPTLIYVQMSTLQYNTYSNSKIINAGGGAAPADADTVTVTGSIAQTPIDVSNTGTDYWLGFGFEQKMQSKTSPYPPFSGNGANLYVYISGTPNTQVTVEMPYLSTPFSQTVTINAQGFAQVTGFPQGDQNDPANAAKLPDARLYYTGISNRAIHVYSHGAPISVWMYDYATNNSAGGSLVFPTNTWNSNYTVQAYGNNSNTGPPNSFFFVIANQDNTPVYFTPSVNIIDSTTSATFTDDAATDVAGKIAYQAGTTYTIYLNKGQVFNALSGLNGSLVGQDLSGTIVRTDCDKKIAVFAGNGRCLVSTPATCTAPGSGSDNMIQQMVPSVAWDTKYFTVPTKSMARNLYRIYVRNTATQVWINDTTHTQANNLLTTAKTTLPVLAQVSNTTGKYTFTSFANGNGGYYSIESSAPMEIESDQPINITQFITSCSGNNSVGNNGGGDPEMIILTGAQQAITNATVYSPMIQDGQSGGAYINIVIPKDGVSTFKLDNLNTVDTGSNNFTGTAYGSMTAVSYANAFKPYPSNPNYYYATFHVGNATSGAVHTMSSSVPFNGIAYGVAGGESYGFNAGTQVKNLSSIQFTDNPNGRDSSATAVRTCVDNPVSLKIALPFNPSLVDSLVWNTQGDARITPLNGITSPQKGTISGGKAKYDSTFKVNGRDFYVYTSPTKYTFDQLGTYRLPVTAYGTFASDCPGQDIENMLIIVGKDQANLSLQANCGNPTVILNADTIPMAGANIIKTIFDFGDNSTPQINGPVKNVSHTYPASQIYTAKFTSYNTVGCISTDSVEVDFSGGLQAAYTTSTNAICAGGSITFTDASVASGVSGSPNKWIWDFGDNTKDSTSGTTVTHTYATAGKYPTTLTVRTTAGCVDQTSPADTVFIQATPIAAFSAVDVCAGNTTTFTNLSSVPNNLGIIDSVFWDFGDGNKLNTTSTSTFTHSYAQPGKYTVTLSVKSDGGCSSATPATHDVNVFDLPVAGFKIDVNCVTNIITFTDTSNAKGGTITEWDWDFGDGAKLTTNNDSVIHHYYANGNGQTFTVNLTIKTQAGCSDDATPQSFSIGAAPVAQFSIAPGTYCLPNASVSFNNTSSISDGSTNNMSYIWNFGDVPAPGGDSVVAQGPPAAAAHIFTTQGPYTVTLTAVSNKGCTNSASVVVDGTIIHQPPVAGKFNPEPSLCFKDSLSLTRTFTGITISQYSWNMGDGTDLTGPTVKYAWKNPGVYPVTFVATSTDGCQSVPVVDSVTVNELPVAGFTAQATGLCPQTPVSFTDASTTQTGSAITQWFWNFGDGASQTVNAPNSGSVTHTYAASGTYSVSLSVKNSNGCSSTTYIGSVTINPLPYPNFTVTPICVPGADAQFTDKTTIASGAVIEWAWDFGDNTQSTQQNPTHPYPIGGTYPVKLNVTSALGCVHDTTISVTAYDTPTALDSIVNKGMLCSSAPVVLLNQSFVSGPNGNVSRIELFWDAANNSTTPDVTDNAPVANGRYTHDYGSFATDRNYTVTLKAYSGNGCPTTPYSQDITVLASPDARFDALAPVCQETTPFALSGGYDANNLGGTGAYSGLGVAQTDSVTYTFDPQVAGPGLDSPIVFTANYKGCTDTAQQAIFVYPTPSLDYGGVQSILEGDSATLNPVKVEGIGLSFNWDPSLYLDNDTIPTPLAKPIDDITYTITASSPAGCHGSTTLLVQVLKDFIVANTFTPNGDGVNDTWVIKELPKYPIHRVQVFNRYGQILMETHGYTKPWDGTMNGSQLPAGTYYYIIELNGLRTPKTGYVTILR; from the coding sequence ATGAATAAAGCCTCTACTCAATTAAGCATTCGCTATAAAAGCTTGGCGATAGCATTAATCGGCGTTTTGTTTTCGTGTAATGTTGTTGCCCAAACATTGGCTACCTACGTATTAAAAAGCGGTAGTGCTAATCCTCCTGCAGGTACTGCAAGTCCTGCACCTGCTACCAGTCCCAATGTTGTTGCAGGAGCAATTGCGCAGGGAGCTAACATGACATATACAATAAACAGTACTGGATACCGTGTTAAAACAGATGGATCTAATTGGCCTGGTGGCCCTACAAACGGCTATAGTTTTGATATTCCATTAAAACCTGTTACCGGAAATGACATGAATATGACAGGTATCTCATTGGATGTTACCTATGCAGATTTTGATGTTACAGGAAGCACAATGTCAATTGTGCCCTATTTTCAAGTAGATGGAGCCGGTCCATGGTTACCATTAACGGGAACACAAGTGACAGGTACTACGGGTTATACAGGTACCTTAAATTTTGGTCCGTTTAGTGAAACTTTTTACAGTGGACATAGTTATGTTATTCGCTTTTACACCTGGTCATCAGATGCTACCAAAGACGGACATAACGATGAATTAAGAATAGCTAATTTAATTTTTAAAGGCACCACTTATCAACCACCCGCCCAAGCTGTTACGGTAAGTACTGATAATGCTGCTGCTACCGGTCGCTCTACTGCCAGTGTAACAGGTACATATACTTATGACAACGTTAATCCAAATAAATATTACCTCGTAAAATCAAGTGGTGTTATTTACAGTACTAATGCTGCTGCAATAAATACATTGGATACCAGTGCTGCAACTAAAGTGTATGCGGGTAGCGCAGGCAATATTACTGATAATCTAACCGGTTTAGCTGCAGGTACTACTTACTATGCAAAAACTTACATCGTTACTCAATTTGGTATTCAATACGGATCAGTAAAATCTTTTACAACAGATGCGCCGGTTGCGCCGTTCCCTGCCATTACCATTAACCAGGTATTTTCATACAAAGCGTCAGCGACAGCAACTGTTCCTGATGACGGAGGTTCCCCGGTTACAGAAAGATATTTTGTTTGGAGCACTAATCCTAATCCCACAATAAGCAACAGTAAATTATATGCTGCTACGGGCACGGCTGCTTTTACAGATCTGATCAAAGGGTTGGCTGCTAATACTACCTATCATGTAAGAGTATATGCCAAAAATGCAATTGGCTCCAGCTATAGCAAAGACACTGCTATAACTACTGGTCCGCCGGTGCCGGCATTAACAGCTACACCAAGTAGCATAGATTTTGGAACAGAATATTATCAAAATACTGCGATCACTTTAAGCTATACATTAAAAGGCACTAATCTTACGGGCGCACCCATAAACATCACTGCACCAGCTGGTTTTGTAATAGCTACTTCTACCGCTGGACTTGGCACCGCAAGCCCTGGCAACACTATTTCTATTACTACTACTAATCCTAATTATTCCGGAAGCACATTAAGTCCTACTTTGATCTATGTGCAAATGTCTACTCTCCAGTATAACACCTATTCCAACTCTAAAATAATAAACGCAGGAGGAGGCGCAGCTCCGGCTGATGCAGATACTGTTACAGTTACCGGCTCTATTGCTCAAACACCTATTGATGTTTCTAATACCGGAACAGATTATTGGTTAGGTTTTGGTTTTGAGCAAAAGATGCAAAGCAAAACTTCGCCTTACCCTCCTTTCTCCGGAAATGGAGCTAATTTATATGTTTATATCTCAGGCACTCCTAATACACAGGTAACAGTTGAAATGCCGTATTTATCTACGCCTTTTTCTCAAACAGTAACGATCAATGCGCAAGGATTTGCACAGGTTACCGGCTTTCCTCAGGGAGATCAAAATGACCCAGCCAATGCAGCTAAATTACCTGATGCAAGATTGTATTATACAGGGATATCGAATAGAGCTATTCACGTTTACAGTCATGGGGCACCGATCAGTGTTTGGATGTATGATTATGCTACCAATAACTCTGCAGGTGGTAGCTTAGTGTTCCCAACCAATACCTGGAACTCTAACTACACGGTGCAGGCATATGGCAATAACTCTAACACGGGTCCTCCAAACTCTTTCTTTTTTGTAATTGCCAACCAGGATAATACACCAGTGTATTTTACACCTTCTGTAAATATTATCGACTCTACTACCTCTGCTACATTTACGGATGATGCAGCAACAGATGTTGCAGGTAAAATTGCATACCAGGCAGGTACTACTTATACTATTTATTTAAATAAAGGCCAGGTATTTAATGCATTGAGCGGCTTAAATGGTTCTTTAGTTGGTCAGGATCTTAGCGGTACTATTGTACGTACAGATTGCGATAAAAAGATCGCTGTATTTGCCGGTAACGGAAGATGCCTGGTTAGTACTCCTGCTACCTGTACTGCTCCCGGTTCCGGATCAGATAATATGATACAGCAAATGGTACCGAGTGTAGCATGGGATACTAAATACTTTACAGTGCCTACTAAATCAATGGCGAGAAACTTATATAGAATATATGTAAGAAATACAGCTACACAAGTATGGATCAATGATACGACACATACTCAGGCTAATAACCTGCTTACAACTGCAAAAACAACATTACCTGTTTTAGCCCAGGTATCTAACACTACAGGGAAATATACGTTCACGTCATTTGCAAATGGCAACGGAGGTTATTATTCTATAGAAAGCAGTGCCCCTATGGAAATAGAAAGTGATCAGCCTATTAATATCACCCAATTCATCACCTCCTGTTCGGGTAATAATTCTGTTGGTAACAATGGCGGTGGCGATCCGGAAATGATCATTCTAACAGGTGCTCAGCAAGCTATTACCAATGCAACTGTTTACTCTCCAATGATACAGGATGGACAGAGCGGTGGTGCTTATATAAATATAGTAATACCAAAAGATGGTGTTAGTACATTTAAATTAGACAACCTGAATACTGTAGATACCGGTAGCAACAACTTTACAGGAACGGCTTATGGCTCAATGACTGCAGTTAGTTATGCAAATGCATTTAAGCCTTATCCTTCTAATCCTAATTATTATTATGCAACCTTCCATGTTGGTAATGCTACTTCCGGTGCAGTGCATACCATGAGCTCAAGTGTGCCTTTCAATGGTATTGCTTATGGGGTGGCAGGTGGAGAAAGTTATGGTTTCAATGCCGGAACCCAGGTTAAAAATCTTTCTTCTATACAGTTTACAGACAACCCTAACGGACGTGATTCGAGTGCAACGGCGGTACGTACCTGCGTTGATAACCCTGTATCGCTTAAAATAGCATTACCGTTTAACCCTTCTTTGGTTGACAGTTTGGTTTGGAACACACAAGGAGATGCAAGAATAACTCCACTAAACGGCATTACTTCACCACAGAAAGGAACTATCAGCGGAGGCAAAGCAAAATACGACAGTACCTTTAAGGTAAACGGACGTGATTTTTATGTATATACTTCTCCTACCAAATACACTTTTGATCAATTAGGCACCTATCGCCTACCTGTTACGGCTTATGGAACTTTTGCGAGTGATTGTCCGGGTCAGGATATAGAAAATATGTTGATCATTGTAGGTAAAGACCAGGCAAACTTAAGCCTTCAGGCAAATTGCGGTAACCCTACAGTTATATTAAATGCAGATACCATTCCTATGGCTGGCGCCAACATCATTAAAACAATTTTTGATTTTGGTGATAACAGTACTCCGCAAATAAACGGTCCTGTTAAAAACGTATCGCATACTTATCCTGCCAGCCAGATCTATACTGCTAAATTTACTTCTTATAATACAGTTGGTTGTATAAGCACAGACAGTGTGGAAGTTGACTTCTCTGGTGGCTTACAGGCGGCTTACACTACTTCTACCAATGCTATATGTGCAGGAGGAAGCATCACATTTACTGATGCCAGCGTTGCTTCGGGTGTTTCGGGCTCTCCTAATAAATGGATATGGGATTTTGGTGACAACACAAAAGACAGCACCAGCGGTACTACCGTTACCCATACTTATGCTACAGCAGGTAAATATCCAACTACCTTAACAGTAAGAACCACCGCAGGTTGTGTTGATCAAACCTCTCCTGCTGATACGGTGTTCATTCAAGCTACTCCTATTGCAGCATTCAGTGCAGTGGATGTATGTGCAGGCAATACAACTACTTTCACCAATCTAAGTTCTGTTCCGAATAACTTAGGTATTATTGATAGCGTGTTCTGGGATTTTGGTGATGGCAACAAATTGAATACTACCAGTACTTCGACCTTTACACATAGCTATGCGCAACCAGGTAAATATACCGTTACCTTATCTGTTAAATCGGATGGCGGATGTAGTTCTGCTACACCTGCAACACACGACGTAAATGTATTTGACCTTCCCGTTGCAGGCTTTAAAATAGATGTGAACTGTGTAACCAATATCATCACCTTTACTGATACTTCCAATGCCAAAGGTGGTACCATTACCGAATGGGATTGGGATTTTGGCGACGGCGCTAAATTAACTACCAATAACGATTCGGTTATCCACCATTACTATGCTAACGGTAACGGGCAAACGTTCACTGTAAATCTTACCATTAAAACACAGGCAGGCTGCAGTGATGACGCTACTCCGCAATCATTCAGCATCGGTGCTGCACCGGTAGCTCAGTTCAGCATTGCACCGGGTACTTATTGTTTACCCAATGCCAGTGTCAGCTTTAATAATACTTCCAGCATCAGCGATGGCTCTACCAATAACATGTCTTACATCTGGAACTTTGGCGATGTGCCTGCTCCGGGTGGAGATTCGGTAGTAGCCCAGGGACCGCCGGCTGCTGCCGCTCATATTTTTACCACGCAGGGACCATACACCGTGACGCTTACTGCTGTAAGTAATAAAGGCTGTACCAATTCAGCCAGCGTGGTGGTAGATGGAACTATTATCCATCAGCCGCCGGTGGCAGGTAAGTTCAACCCTGAACCTTCCCTGTGCTTTAAAGATTCTTTATCGCTTACAAGAACCTTCACCGGTATTACTATCAGTCAATACAGCTGGAACATGGGAGATGGTACGGATCTTACCGGTCCTACTGTAAAATACGCATGGAAGAATCCGGGCGTTTATCCTGTAACATTTGTAGCAACATCAACAGATGGTTGCCAGTCTGTTCCGGTTGTGGATTCTGTTACCGTTAATGAATTACCGGTAGCAGGCTTTACGGCACAGGCAACAGGATTGTGTCCGCAAACGCCTGTCAGCTTTACGGATGCTTCCACCACTCAAACAGGTTCTGCCATTACACAATGGTTCTGGAACTTTGGCGATGGTGCTTCTCAAACAGTGAATGCCCCCAACAGCGGTTCTGTAACCCACACCTATGCGGCTTCGGGCACCTATTCGGTATCGCTTTCTGTTAAGAACAGCAATGGATGCAGCTCTACCACTTATATTGGTTCGGTTACCATCAACCCGTTGCCTTATCCGAACTTTACCGTTACTCCTATTTGTGTACCGGGGGCGGATGCACAGTTTACCGATAAAACCACTATCGCAAGCGGGGCTGTTATTGAATGGGCTTGGGATTTTGGTGATAATACTCAATCCACACAACAAAACCCCACACATCCTTATCCTATCGGCGGTACTTACCCCGTTAAGCTGAACGTTACTTCAGCATTGGGTTGTGTACACGATACTACTATCAGCGTAACAGCTTATGATACGCCTACTGCTTTGGACAGCATTGTAAACAAAGGCATGCTGTGCAGCAGTGCTCCGGTGGTTTTATTGAATCAATCTTTTGTAAGCGGACCTAACGGCAACGTAAGCAGGATCGAACTGTTCTGGGATGCTGCCAATAACAGCACCACACCGGATGTTACCGATAATGCACCCGTTGCCAATGGCAGATATACACACGATTATGGTTCTTTTGCTACCGACAGAAATTATACCGTTACCTTAAAAGCTTACAGCGGTAACGGATGCCCTACCACTCCTTATTCGCAGGACATCACCGTGCTGGCTTCGCCAGATGCACGCTTTGATGCACTGGCTCCGGTTTGCCAGGAAACTACTCCGTTTGCTTTAAGCGGCGGCTATGATGCCAATAACTTAGGAGGTACCGGCGCTTACTCAGGATTAGGAGTAGCACAAACAGACAGTGTTACCTATACCTTTGATCCGCAGGTGGCCGGTCCGGGACTGGATTCTCCGATCGTGTTCACTGCCAATTACAAAGGATGTACCGATACGGCGCAACAGGCTATTTTTGTTTACCCGACCCCGTCACTGGATTATGGCGGTGTGCAATCCATACTGGAAGGCGATTCTGCCACATTGAATCCTGTTAAGGTTGAAGGCATCGGCTTAAGCTTTAACTGGGATCCGTCGCTTTACCTGGATAACGACACCATCCCTACTCCATTAGCCAAACCGATCGATGATATTACTTATACCATCACCGCCAGTTCTCCGGCAGGATGTCATGGATCCACCACATTACTGGTGCAGGTATTAAAAGACTTTATTGTTGCCAATACCTTTACACCCAATGGAGATGGTGTGAATGATACCTGGGTGATAAAAGAATTACCGAAATACCCGATCCACAGGGTACAGGTATTTAACAGGTATGGACAGATATTAATGGAAACTCATGGATATACTAAACCTTGGGATGGTACAATGAACGGTAGTCAGCTTCCCGCCGGCACCTATTATTATATCATTGAACTTAATGGGTTAAGAACACCTAAAACAGGTTATGTAACCATTTTAAGATAA
- a CDS encoding LacI family DNA-binding transcriptional regulator, which produces MYEAITIKDIAKALGLSTSTVSRALRGSYEISPETKKLVLEYAEKFNYRPNPIALSLKERKSRSIGVIISEIANNFFSEAIDGIESIAYNRGYHVIISQSHESFEREIVNVKHLSSRSVDGMLVSLSTETNDIAHFKELHDKGLPLVFFDRITEDISTHKVIADNYKGAYDATTHLIKSGFKRIAHITSSAHLSITKERLAGYKSALADNNIPLNEAYIKYCNHGGKVLKEIEDAIKSLLALKQKPDAFFTASDRLTTSSLSTLKSLGLKIPADIGFVGFTNSGLVDLLTPALTSVSQPAFEMGQVATELLIQLIESKRPVTSFETKVLQTELCVRESSVKVGKK; this is translated from the coding sequence ATGTACGAAGCTATAACCATTAAAGACATTGCCAAAGCATTAGGATTGTCCACTTCTACCGTTTCAAGAGCATTAAGGGGCAGCTATGAAATTAGCCCCGAAACAAAAAAGCTGGTGTTGGAATATGCTGAAAAATTTAACTATCGTCCCAACCCTATTGCGCTAAGTTTAAAAGAAAGAAAAAGTCGCTCCATAGGTGTTATTATAAGTGAAATTGCCAATAACTTTTTTTCGGAAGCGATAGATGGAATAGAATCGATCGCTTACAACAGAGGTTACCATGTTATTATATCACAAAGTCACGAATCGTTTGAAAGAGAGATCGTGAACGTAAAACATTTATCATCCCGCTCCGTAGATGGAATGTTGGTATCGCTTTCTACCGAAACAAATGATATTGCTCATTTTAAAGAACTACACGATAAAGGATTACCCTTGGTTTTTTTTGATCGTATCACGGAAGACATATCTACGCACAAAGTAATTGCAGATAATTACAAAGGCGCTTACGACGCTACTACGCATTTAATAAAATCAGGTTTTAAACGCATAGCACATATTACCAGTTCTGCTCATCTTTCTATTACCAAAGAAAGATTGGCAGGATATAAATCAGCCCTGGCTGATAATAACATTCCATTGAATGAAGCTTATATAAAATATTGTAACCACGGGGGTAAAGTTTTAAAAGAAATTGAAGACGCTATAAAAAGCCTTTTGGCTTTAAAGCAAAAACCTGATGCGTTCTTTACCGCCAGCGACAGACTTACCACCAGCAGCTTAAGCACCTTAAAATCTTTGGGATTAAAAATACCTGCTGATATTGGTTTTGTAGGATTTACCAACTCCGGCTTAGTAGACCTTCTAACACCTGCACTTACTTCTGTCAGTCAGCCTGCTTTTGAAATGGGACAGGTTGCAACCGAATTGCTTATTCAATTGATTGAAAGCAAAAGACCGGTAACGAGTTTTGAAACGAAGGTTTTACAAACAGAGCTTTGTGTAAGGGAGTCTTCGGTGAAAGTTGGCAAGAAGTAG
- a CDS encoding SusC/RagA family TonB-linked outer membrane protein, with product MRKLLLVFLVSFCIPFTLLAQKTIKGKVTDENGSAAVGVNVSVKGNKKEAVQTDANGNFSLVVKETDNISLVFTSAEFESQTVSAGSGNVNVKMKTSVTTGNDVVVVGYQTMKKRELTAPVSSVGAKELKDVPITSVGEALNGRLAGVTATSSEGSPDAQIKIRVRGGGSITQDNSPLYIIDGVEVESGLSSLALQDIQSIDVLKDASSTAIYGARGANGVVIITTKSGKVGKPRITYNGSFGMKSIANELPVLNSLDYMDLQWERDIMMGTGTSGLQTFTKKYVGTYDSIALYVRDSTRPVDWQKQVMGRNALTTVQNLGISGGSKKLTYTGTYTYNNEQGIVFTSNNRKNIANVKLDYKPIKDLKMGISGKFSDQVVDGASTSEDGSASLNRLRNIIKYRPFLTPGETVESIDYGGLTDPDQVANGLGLVNPYVLMQQITKRKHQVTANASFYAQYNFLKHFNFRTTLGIDYTKIDVSNFEDSITSDSRINGANMPIIEMDSVTKKSFNMSNVLTWQLKNFKKVHDITVLVGNEIFNQDYEEHDNRRRNIPNGTTPAEALAQDTLGFVDVGRSFPFTYRAHAKLLSFFGKINYTYDDKYIFAGTLRTDGSSKFAPPSNLRWGTFPSVSLAWRVSKENFLKNVKWLTELKLRASYGQAGNNRIPDYLYITTYSQGNPYGLNNVSNPSLITANLSNYNLKWETNTSKNLGLDATFLNGRIDLTVDVYRNEGSDLLLAAPISPVLGYSQQIQNAGATLNKGVEVQLNITPVKTKNFTWTISLNNAWNTNTIERLTPGIDSVLVSSGWSGSGSNVVDFAQIVGKPVGSMWGYVSDGFYSASDFSSYVTPTGSGGNTYTPYASTAPGLGGFIMKPGVVRNNAIQSANIPGGIRFKDLNGDGVVDSKDQTIIGNPNPKFTGGINQQFTYKNFDMSIFINWSVGAQVMNANRVEFSGTYTSFASTLAIEKGRWKAIDGNGNLVTDLTQLASINQNATTWTPVSQAAGSANAFLLYSDAIEDASFLRFNNFTVGYTIPKKALKRLKIQSLRLYFTASNLAIITNYSGYDPEVSTRYNSSLGGYPTPGNVGQYPTPGVDYSAYPRSRSFLVGLNLAL from the coding sequence ATGAGAAAATTACTTCTGGTATTTCTTGTTTCTTTCTGTATCCCCTTCACACTATTAGCTCAAAAGACCATTAAAGGTAAAGTTACCGATGAAAACGGTAGTGCTGCTGTGGGTGTAAACGTTTCGGTAAAAGGCAATAAAAAAGAAGCTGTCCAAACTGATGCAAATGGTAACTTTTCGCTTGTTGTTAAAGAAACAGATAATATAAGTTTAGTATTTACTTCTGCTGAGTTTGAATCTCAAACTGTATCTGCTGGTTCAGGAAATGTAAACGTGAAAATGAAAACATCGGTTACCACAGGTAATGATGTAGTAGTAGTGGGTTATCAAACCATGAAAAAAAGAGAATTAACGGCGCCTGTATCTTCAGTGGGTGCAAAAGAATTAAAAGATGTGCCCATTACCAGTGTTGGAGAAGCTTTGAACGGACGTTTGGCGGGTGTTACAGCAACTTCTTCGGAAGGTTCTCCTGATGCGCAAATAAAAATACGCGTTAGAGGCGGCGGTTCTATCACACAGGATAATTCACCTTTATATATTATAGACGGGGTAGAGGTAGAAAGCGGTTTAAGCTCTTTGGCTTTACAGGATATTCAATCTATTGATGTATTGAAAGACGCATCTTCTACTGCTATCTATGGTGCAAGAGGTGCTAATGGTGTTGTTATTATTACTACTAAAAGTGGTAAAGTGGGTAAGCCAAGGATTACTTATAACGGTTCTTTTGGTATGAAAAGCATAGCGAATGAATTGCCGGTTTTAAATAGCCTGGATTATATGGATCTGCAATGGGAAAGAGATATCATGATGGGTACCGGTACCAGTGGGTTGCAAACCTTTACTAAAAAGTATGTGGGTACTTACGATTCTATTGCGCTTTATGTAAGAGACAGTACTCGCCCTGTTGACTGGCAAAAACAAGTAATGGGACGTAATGCATTAACTACTGTTCAAAATCTGGGTATCAGTGGGGGGTCAAAAAAATTAACTTATACAGGTACTTATACTTACAATAATGAACAAGGAATAGTTTTTACCTCAAACAACCGTAAGAATATTGCTAACGTTAAGTTAGATTATAAACCTATTAAGGATCTTAAAATGGGAATCAGCGGTAAATTCAGCGACCAGGTAGTGGATGGTGCCAGTACTTCTGAAGACGGCTCTGCATCTTTAAACAGGTTAAGAAACATTATTAAATACCGCCCTTTTTTAACACCTGGTGAAACTGTTGAATCTATTGATTATGGAGGTTTAACCGATCCCGACCAGGTTGCCAATGGCTTAGGGTTGGTAAATCCTTATGTATTGATGCAGCAGATAACCAAGCGCAAACACCAGGTAACGGCTAATGCAAGTTTTTATGCTCAATATAATTTTTTAAAGCATTTTAATTTCAGAACTACTTTAGGTATTGATTATACAAAGATTGACGTAAGCAATTTTGAAGACAGTATTACTTCTGATTCAAGGATCAACGGTGCCAATATGCCGATCATTGAAATGGATTCTGTGACTAAAAAGTCTTTCAATATGTCGAATGTGCTTACCTGGCAATTAAAGAATTTTAAAAAAGTACATGATATTACTGTTTTGGTAGGTAATGAAATATTTAACCAGGATTATGAAGAGCATGACAACAGAAGAAGAAATATTCCTAACGGAACAACTCCTGCAGAAGCTTTAGCACAAGATACTTTAGGTTTTGTGGATGTGGGAAGGTCATTTCCTTTTACCTATAGAGCTCATGCCAAATTGCTTTCCTTCTTTGGTAAAATAAATTATACGTATGATGATAAGTATATTTTTGCCGGTACATTACGTACGGATGGATCTTCAAAATTTGCACCTCCGTCTAACTTAAGATGGGGAACATTCCCTTCTGTTTCTTTGGCATGGCGTGTATCTAAAGAGAACTTTCTTAAAAATGTTAAATGGTTAACTGAATTAAAACTAAGAGCAAGCTATGGACAGGCGGGTAACAATCGTATTCCTGACTACTTGTACATAACTACATATAGCCAAGGCAATCCTTATGGCTTAAACAATGTTTCCAATCCTTCTTTAATCACTGCAAACCTTTCTAATTATAATCTGAAATGGGAAACAAACACAAGTAAAAATCTTGGATTGGATGCAACATTCCTGAACGGAAGAATTGATTTAACGGTGGATGTTTATCGGAATGAAGGGTCAGATCTTTTATTAGCAGCACCTATTTCACCGGTGTTAGGTTATTCACAACAAATCCAAAATGCAGGTGCTACACTTAACAAAGGAGTAGAAGTTCAGTTAAATATAACCCCTGTTAAAACTAAAAACTTTACATGGACTATCAGCTTAAATAATGCATGGAATACAAATACTATTGAAAGATTAACTCCTGGTATTGATTCTGTTTTAGTAAGTTCAGGATGGAGCGGTAGTGGTAGTAATGTTGTAGACTTTGCCCAAATTGTAGGCAAACCGGTTGGTTCTATGTGGGGATATGTTTCTGATGGGTTTTACTCAGCTTCTGATTTTTCATCTTATGTTACACCTACAGGTTCAGGTGGAAATACCTATACTCCTTACGCCTCAACAGCTCCGGGCTTAGGCGGGTTTATAATGAAGCCGGGAGTAGTTAGAAATAATGCTATTCAATCAGCAAATATTCCCGGTGGCATCAGGTTTAAAGATCTGAATGGAGATGGAGTAGTAGATTCAAAAGACCAAACTATTATAGGTAATCCTAATCCTAAATTTACAGGAGGAATCAACCAGCAGTTTACTTATAAAAATTTCGATATGAGCATCTTTATTAACTGGAGCGTGGGTGCACAGGTAATGAATGCAAATAGAGTTGAGTTTTCGGGTACCTATACTTCTTTTGCAAGTACACTCGCTATTGAAAAAGGAAGATGGAAAGCAATTGATGGTAACGGAAATTTAGTAACAGATCTTACACAACTGGCAAGTATTAATCAAAACGCTACAACCTGGACTCCGGTTTCACAAGCGGCAGGTAGCGCCAATGCGTTCCTGTTATATTCAGATGCAATAGAAGATGCTTCTTTTTTACGCTTTAATAATTTTACAGTAGGATATACTATACCTAAAAAAGCATTAAAACGATTAAAAATTCAAAGCCTAAGACTTTATTTTACGGCAAGCAACCTAGCGATAATTACCAACTACTCAGGATATGATCCTGAAGTAAGTACTCGTTACAATTCCAGCTTAGGAGGCTATCCAACACCGGGTAATGTTGGACAATATCCAACACCAGGGGTTGATTATTCAGCGTATCCACGTAGCAGATCGTTCTTAGTAGGTTTAAACCTTGCTTTATAA